The stretch of DNA ACGCCGTTTTTGTATCGACACCACTCCTGGCCTTATGAAGTAGTAACCGAGAAAGAGGCAAAAGAATTCATTAAGAAAAATTTCGGTGGTTAATCATCGATCTAACAATACCATTAAGGTTGTTACGGGCCTTTGGCCCTCCACCGGACGCCCTTTTCAGGGCGCCGCTTATGGCTGGCGTTATGTGTAGGAGATACCGTGACATCTAAGCAGGAAAAAAGGCGACGAGCAGCTTTAGTCGAGGCAATGGTGGCCGAAGATACGAAAAAGGCTATCGAAGAAATGCCGATTTCGCTCAAAGATCTTGGCAGGCTCTTCGACCACTTAGATGTCCAGCTAGGGATACAAGGCTGCGACCATACCCCGAGAATCACCTCTTCATTTCTCTTAAGCTTGAACCTCAACACAGATGAAATTTTGCCCTGGCTTTCGGAGCAAGGCGGCTCCTGCGATTGCGAAATACTCGCAAATGTTGAAGAGGGCTGGGAAAGTGAAATCGCCAAAAACACATAACAAGGCCATGAAGGTTGTTCCGGGCCTTCGGCCCTCCACCGGACGGCCCTGTCGGGCCGCCGCTTATGGCTGGCGTTATGTGTGATTTAAGCAGTGAAGACGGGAAAGAGAATGAGCAAATATCGTGAGCAACGAGAACGCCTGAATGAACGCGTGGCGATGGTTTCGAAGTTGAGTGATCAGTTCAATAGATCGAAGCCTGATTCACTAGAGAATTTGCTCCTAGTTCGGATTTTAAAAGAATTCACGCAGGCAAACGGGCTGATGCACCAAGAGCTAGAGAAACTCAGGGAAAGTGGAGAGGACAAAACTATTTACCCGGAAAGCTCCGATTTGAATGGTGGAAACACATAACTAGGCAGTCAACCGGACACCAAAAGCGTGGCGCTTTTGGTTCCCTCCGCTGGCGCTCCGGCGCCGGTTACCGTAGGCGTTAGGCAAAGGAGAGATTGATGCCAGGAGTTCCTAGAGTGGACAAAGGGGAGGGGCTAATTCGTACATATGACCTACTTCAGGCTCTCCGCAGCGACATTGATACAGCATACGAAAATCTAGAAGAAGATAGAGAATCTCAGTTTCTTCGCCGCAGTGTTGTGAGAGCGGTTTTCTCCTACATTGAGGCCATGATTGAGTGTGTTAAGGTCGAGATCAGATCAACTATAAGAACCGGTCTATATACAGAAAATCTCACGCAAAAAGAAAAAGATACACTCGGCTCATTAGCCATCATTGGCGCGCCATCAGGAAAGTTTTTGCCGCTAGATCAGAACCTCAAAAGAACTTTTAAATTGGCTGCGAAGGTCTGGGAGCTGGATTTCAATCTTTCGACCGATGGGGAGAACTTCAGGGATTTCTTGGCAGCAAAAAAAGCCAGAAATAAACTGACCCACCCGCGTACCGTATACGATATAGAAGTTACCGACGATGACATGCACTGCCATACGGTCGCCGGGATGTGGGTTCAGAGCGAGTTCCAAAAACTGTTTAATGAAAGGGTTACTTCACTACGCAGTGGTCTCTCAGAAGAAGAGCGATCAGCCTTAGCAAATAGAACTAAAGAGAATTATGCCTAACAATGCCATTAAGGTCGTTCCGGGCCTACGGCCCTCCACCGGACGCCCTTGTCAGGGCGCCGCTTATGGCTGGCGTTAGGTTGTAAGCATGATAAGTCGCTGCCCGGAATGTGAAGCCGATGTTGACTGGGTCCAAGATCGGGTCGCAGAGC from Marinobacter arenosus encodes:
- a CDS encoding DUF2695 domain-containing protein yields the protein MTSKQEKRRRAALVEAMVAEDTKKAIEEMPISLKDLGRLFDHLDVQLGIQGCDHTPRITSSFLLSLNLNTDEILPWLSEQGGSCDCEILANVEEGWESEIAKNT